A genomic window from Agreia sp. COWG includes:
- the phnN gene encoding phosphonate metabolism protein/1,5-bisphosphokinase (PRPP-forming) PhnN, producing the protein MTDRIGPGAFIAVVGASGVGKDTLLDAARERCGASVLFPRRSITRAAGPGEDYTPLTTAEFALAEQRGQFAVSWSAHGLDYGIPSTIDVAIRGGRPVVANVSRGILDELAERYSRFVVVRITVPDAVRAQRLHARNREGGADIARRLERADPSLARPVDHEICNDKTIADACGQLMRVIEAHSHERTETT; encoded by the coding sequence GTGACAGACCGGATCGGGCCCGGCGCCTTCATCGCCGTCGTCGGCGCCAGCGGTGTCGGCAAAGACACGCTGCTCGACGCCGCGCGCGAGCGGTGCGGGGCCTCCGTGCTCTTTCCCCGCCGCTCGATCACCCGAGCGGCGGGGCCGGGCGAGGACTACACGCCGCTTACGACGGCCGAGTTCGCGCTGGCCGAGCAGCGCGGTCAGTTCGCCGTCTCGTGGAGCGCCCACGGGCTCGACTACGGCATCCCGAGCACGATCGACGTGGCGATTCGCGGGGGGCGCCCGGTCGTGGCCAACGTGTCGCGGGGCATCCTCGACGAGCTCGCCGAGCGCTACTCGCGGTTCGTGGTCGTGCGCATCACGGTGCCGGATGCGGTGAGAGCCCAGCGCCTTCACGCCCGCAACCGGGAGGGCGGCGCCGACATCGCCCGCAGGCTCGAGCGCGCAGACCCCTCTCTCGCGAGGCCCGTCGACCACGAGATCTGCAACGACAAAACCATCGCTGATGCGTGCGGCCAGCTGATGCGCGTCATCGAAGCCCACTCGCACGAACGGACGGAGACAACATGA
- a CDS encoding OB-fold nucleic acid binding domain-containing protein, with protein MALPESSGVSLRLLVNLATVGALDSLAGSAGRGDVIAHARQLTARRKPKAGEHENQLELHAVDDVPAGHAEPNAQERIGAELDILSTELHEHLIEGYRPLLDSLGVTPAADLVNLPNKTEVIVAGVRVATQTPPMRSGKRVVFISLDDGTGCSDATFFDEAQERSGPLLFGTRLLLIRGRTRRTGARGVSLQAEEAFDLKQAWASFSAVNT; from the coding sequence GTGGCACTCCCTGAGTCTTCCGGTGTCTCGTTACGGCTCCTGGTGAACCTCGCCACCGTCGGCGCCCTCGACAGCCTCGCCGGCAGCGCAGGCCGCGGCGACGTGATCGCCCACGCGCGCCAGCTCACCGCAAGACGTAAGCCCAAGGCGGGCGAGCACGAGAACCAGCTCGAGCTGCACGCCGTCGATGACGTTCCGGCCGGCCACGCCGAGCCCAACGCCCAGGAACGGATCGGCGCAGAGCTCGACATCCTCTCGACCGAACTCCACGAGCATCTGATCGAGGGCTACCGGCCACTGCTCGACTCCCTGGGCGTCACCCCCGCCGCCGATCTGGTGAACCTTCCGAATAAGACGGAAGTCATCGTCGCCGGCGTCCGCGTAGCAACACAGACCCCACCCATGCGAAGCGGCAAACGAGTCGTTTTCATCAGTCTCGACGACGGCACCGGATGCTCCGACGCCACCTTCTTCGACGAAGCCCAAGAACGATCCGGACCGCTGCTATTTGGCACCCGGCTCCTCCTGATCCGCGGTCGCACCAGACGCACAGGCGCTCGAGGCGTCAGTCTGCAGGCAGAGGAAGCATTCGACCTCAAACAAGCCTGGGCTTCGTTCTCCGCGGTTAATACTTAG
- a CDS encoding CarD family transcriptional regulator — MFEVKMPFIEGEVVIHPSHGPMRVTHIGDRLVRGVTTKYINLEAVVMQLRLSVPESRASDSGLRAIASRDRIDELLSILAAPSIKSTMGWSRRIKDYQERLRSGNVEALCFVIREIKRHGNSAPSSAEGQMLRRAMSTLSIEFSLALQVDEDEAKAIIEETVSAVGGELQLSA; from the coding sequence ATGTTTGAGGTAAAAATGCCCTTCATTGAAGGCGAAGTTGTCATCCATCCATCGCATGGTCCGATGCGGGTCACTCATATCGGAGACCGTCTCGTCCGCGGTGTAACAACGAAATACATCAACCTCGAAGCCGTCGTGATGCAGCTCAGGTTGAGTGTCCCGGAGAGTCGGGCATCGGACTCTGGCCTGCGGGCAATCGCCTCGCGCGATCGCATCGATGAACTGCTCTCGATTCTCGCCGCGCCGAGCATAAAAAGCACTATGGGATGGTCCAGGCGAATCAAGGACTATCAGGAGCGGCTCCGATCCGGCAATGTCGAGGCCTTGTGCTTCGTGATTCGCGAGATCAAACGCCACGGCAATAGCGCGCCCTCATCTGCGGAAGGACAGATGCTGCGCCGTGCGATGTCGACACTCTCGATCGAATTCAGTCTCGCTTTGCAGGTAGACGAAGACGAGGCCAAAGCGATCATCGAAGAGACCGTTTCGGCAGTGGGGGGCGAGTTGCAACTCTCTGCTTAG
- a CDS encoding chloramphenicol acetyltransferase, translated as MTASQGEHAFDGEPDIRADVSITDSTLGRFTEIGEGTRLLNTEVGDYSYCDRFCDLANTTVGKFSNIAGFVRIGATDHPLETATLHHFAYRSSLYWADASDDAEFFDRRRARRTTIGHDTWIGHAAQIKPEVSVADGAVVASGAVVTRDVPPYAIVAGVPAKVIRYRQPAEIAERLQALAWWNWDHATLRARLDDFRKLPAEEFLERYE; from the coding sequence ATGACCGCGTCACAGGGCGAGCACGCCTTCGATGGAGAGCCCGACATCCGGGCCGACGTCAGCATCACCGACAGCACCCTGGGTCGGTTCACCGAGATCGGCGAGGGAACCCGGCTGCTGAACACCGAGGTCGGCGACTACAGCTACTGCGATCGCTTCTGCGACCTGGCGAACACCACGGTCGGCAAGTTCTCGAACATCGCCGGCTTCGTGCGCATCGGGGCCACCGACCACCCTCTCGAAACGGCCACCCTGCACCACTTCGCCTATCGCAGCTCGCTCTATTGGGCCGATGCGTCTGACGACGCCGAGTTCTTCGACAGGCGCCGGGCGCGGCGCACGACCATCGGCCACGACACCTGGATCGGCCATGCGGCGCAGATCAAGCCCGAGGTCAGCGTCGCAGACGGCGCGGTCGTCGCATCCGGTGCCGTCGTGACCCGCGACGTGCCGCCCTACGCGATCGTGGCCGGGGTGCCGGCCAAAGTCATCCGCTATCGCCAGCCGGCCGAGATCGCCGAACGCTTGCAGGCGCTCGCGTGGTGGAACTGGGACCACGCCACGCTGCGAGCCCGCCTCGACGACTTTCGGAAGCTGCCGGCCGAGGAGTTTCTCGAGCGCTACGAGTAG
- the phnK gene encoding phosphonate C-P lyase system protein PhnK: MSDEQPLLQVRGAGHRYGERYGCRDVSFDLWPGEVLAVVGESGSGKSTLLDTLSQRLDLSEGSIRYRLADGEDVELAELSDGAVRRLWRSEWGFVHQNPADGLRMHVSAGGNVGEPLMTNGWRHYGRIREAAAGWLQRVEIGVDRIDDHPSTFSGGMRQRLQIARNLVVSPRLVFMDEPTSGLDVSVQARLLDLIRGLVADLGLAVIIVTHDLAVARLISHRTLVMKDGRVIEHGLTDRVLDDPHAAYTQLLVSSILQG, translated from the coding sequence ATGAGCGACGAACAGCCCCTGCTGCAGGTGCGTGGCGCGGGCCACCGCTATGGCGAGCGCTATGGCTGCCGAGACGTGAGCTTCGATCTGTGGCCCGGCGAGGTGCTGGCCGTGGTCGGCGAGTCCGGCTCGGGCAAGTCGACCCTGCTGGACACCCTGTCGCAGCGGCTCGACCTCAGCGAGGGCAGCATCCGCTACCGGCTCGCCGATGGCGAGGACGTCGAGCTGGCCGAGCTCAGCGACGGCGCGGTTCGCCGGCTGTGGCGCAGCGAGTGGGGCTTCGTGCACCAGAATCCGGCCGACGGCCTGCGCATGCACGTGAGCGCCGGCGGCAACGTGGGCGAGCCCCTGATGACGAACGGATGGCGGCACTACGGCCGCATCCGTGAGGCAGCGGCCGGCTGGCTGCAGCGGGTGGAGATCGGGGTCGACCGCATCGACGACCACCCCTCCACCTTCTCGGGCGGCATGCGGCAGCGGCTGCAGATCGCCCGCAACCTCGTGGTCTCGCCGCGGCTCGTCTTCATGGACGAGCCGACGAGCGGCCTCGACGTCTCGGTTCAGGCCCGACTGCTCGACCTCATCCGAGGCCTCGTCGCCGACCTCGGTCTGGCGGTGATCATCGTGACGCACGATCTCGCCGTGGCCCGGCTGATCTCGCACCGCACGCTCGTCATGAAAGACGGACGGGTGATCGAGCACGGCCTCACGGATCGGGTTCTCGACGACCCGCACGCCGCCTACACCCAGCTTCTCGTCTCCTCGATTTTGCAAGGTTGA
- a CDS encoding alpha-D-ribose 1-methylphosphonate 5-triphosphate diphosphatase — protein sequence MIRETVFTNARVVLENEIVHGDVLVRDGVIADIATRHGSAATSMDSVTGLASVDFDGDLLMPGLVELHTDHLESHAQPRPGTHWDALPAVLAHDAQLSGAGVTTVFDAIRIGRQDDRDDATVLARSLALAVEHANGAGITRAEHFIHLRCEVAAPATIAEFEAFDDITSLRLASLMDHTPGQRQYADADAFRRYMVGKGRVSADGIDAMMQTLKDVAEQYSLPNRSKIAELAAARGIALAAHDDATIEHVEESASFGVRISEFPTTELAAQAARERDQLIVMGAPNIVRGGSQSGNVAAARLLELGLLDILSSDYVPASPLQAIVQLDADGIYPLEKGSALVSGNPARAVGLDDRGQIAVGKLADLVRVQRHAQPADERHPLGRVVPVVRAVYRRGLRVS from the coding sequence ATGATTCGCGAGACCGTTTTCACCAATGCCCGCGTCGTGCTCGAGAACGAGATCGTGCACGGCGACGTGCTCGTGCGCGACGGCGTCATCGCCGACATCGCGACCCGCCACGGCTCCGCGGCGACGAGCATGGACTCGGTCACGGGCCTCGCAAGCGTCGACTTCGACGGAGACCTGCTGATGCCCGGCCTGGTCGAGCTGCACACAGACCACCTCGAGTCGCACGCGCAGCCCCGCCCTGGCACGCACTGGGATGCGCTGCCCGCCGTTCTCGCCCACGACGCCCAGTTGAGCGGCGCCGGAGTCACCACGGTGTTCGACGCCATCCGCATCGGCAGGCAAGACGATCGCGACGACGCCACGGTGCTGGCCCGCTCGCTGGCGCTGGCGGTCGAGCACGCCAACGGCGCAGGAATCACCAGGGCCGAGCACTTCATCCACCTGCGCTGCGAGGTGGCGGCCCCCGCCACCATCGCCGAGTTCGAGGCGTTCGACGACATCACCTCGCTGCGGCTGGCGTCGCTCATGGACCACACGCCCGGCCAGCGCCAGTACGCCGACGCCGACGCCTTTCGCCGCTACATGGTGGGCAAGGGCCGCGTCTCGGCCGACGGAATCGACGCGATGATGCAGACGCTGAAAGACGTGGCCGAGCAGTACTCCCTGCCGAACCGCTCGAAGATCGCCGAGCTGGCGGCCGCCAGGGGCATCGCGCTCGCGGCCCACGACGACGCCACCATCGAACACGTCGAGGAGTCCGCCTCGTTCGGCGTCAGAATCTCCGAGTTCCCCACCACCGAGCTTGCGGCCCAGGCTGCTCGCGAACGAGATCAGCTCATCGTGATGGGAGCACCGAACATCGTGCGCGGCGGCAGCCAGTCGGGCAACGTGGCCGCGGCCAGGCTGCTCGAGCTGGGGCTGCTCGACATCCTGTCTTCTGACTACGTTCCGGCGAGCCCCCTGCAGGCCATCGTTCAGCTCGACGCCGACGGCATCTACCCGCTCGAGAAGGGGTCGGCGCTCGTGAGCGGCAACCCCGCTCGCGCCGTGGGTCTCGACGACCGCGGGCAGATCGCGGTGGGAAAGCTCGCCGACCTCGTGCGCGTGCAGAGGCACGCCCAGCCGGCCGACGAGCGGCACCCCCTGGGGCGCGTCGTTCCCGTCGTGCGTGCCGTCTACCGCCGCGGGCTGCGGGTGTCGTGA
- a CDS encoding putative quinol monooxygenase gives MEKNQPGVVLRFQAKKGRGDELFQFVTDLHYDGDPDGPVDWVLSRDDDNADVMWAFEFYRDQASFERHYADPSRDEPHQRIFDLLEEQEGLDSSMRVGVHVVSSS, from the coding sequence ATGGAAAAGAATCAGCCGGGAGTTGTGCTGCGGTTCCAAGCCAAGAAGGGTAGGGGCGACGAGCTGTTCCAGTTCGTGACCGACCTGCACTACGACGGCGACCCCGACGGCCCCGTCGACTGGGTGCTGAGCCGCGACGACGACAACGCCGACGTGATGTGGGCGTTCGAGTTCTACCGCGATCAGGCCTCGTTCGAGCGTCACTACGCAGACCCGTCGCGTGACGAGCCGCATCAGCGGATCTTCGACCTGCTCGAAGAGCAGGAAGGGCTCGATTCGTCGATGCGCGTCGGCGTACACGTCGTCTCCTCGAGCTAG
- a CDS encoding phosphonate C-P lyase system protein PhnL produces MPHSYAPMSPVLSVSGVDKTFTMHLQGGQRLAVLRGLEFEVRPGECVVLGGSSGAGKSTILKLVYGNYAADRGRILLHTARAGAKSGAADAGAEAHAETVGQPDVDLAGADARTVLAARRHTMGYVSQFLRCVPRVPALQVVAEPLVERGTPADEARDRAADMLTRLSIPERLWSLPPATFSGGEQQRINIARGFLPELPLLLLDEPTASLDTRNRDAVVQLIREKRLHGVGMLGIFHDLEVRDAVADRVIDVEAFAPLNGVAT; encoded by the coding sequence ATGCCACACAGCTACGCCCCCATGTCACCGGTTCTGAGCGTCTCCGGGGTCGACAAGACCTTCACCATGCACCTGCAGGGCGGCCAGCGGCTCGCCGTGCTGCGGGGGCTCGAGTTCGAGGTGCGGCCGGGGGAGTGCGTCGTGCTCGGCGGCAGCTCCGGCGCAGGCAAGAGCACCATTCTGAAGCTCGTCTACGGCAACTACGCGGCCGATCGCGGCCGCATCCTGCTGCACACGGCGCGCGCCGGGGCGAAATCCGGTGCCGCCGACGCCGGTGCCGAGGCCCATGCCGAGACCGTCGGCCAGCCCGACGTCGACCTCGCCGGCGCAGACGCGCGCACCGTGCTGGCCGCGCGCCGACACACGATGGGCTACGTGAGCCAGTTCCTGCGCTGCGTTCCCCGGGTGCCCGCGCTTCAGGTCGTGGCCGAGCCGCTCGTCGAACGGGGAACCCCCGCCGACGAGGCGCGCGACAGGGCGGCCGACATGCTCACCAGGCTGTCGATTCCCGAGCGGCTCTGGTCGCTCCCGCCGGCCACGTTCTCGGGTGGCGAGCAGCAGCGCATCAACATCGCGCGCGGCTTCCTTCCCGAGCTGCCCCTTCTGCTGCTCGACGAGCCGACGGCCTCGCTCGACACGCGAAACCGGGATGCCGTGGTGCAGCTCATCCGCGAGAAGAGGCTTCACGGCGTGGGCATGCTGGGCATCTTCCACGACCTCGAGGTGCGCGACGCGGTGGCCGACCGGGTCATCGACGTGGAGGCCTTCGCCCCGCTGAACGGCGTCGCAACATGA
- a CDS encoding TetR family transcriptional regulator, giving the protein MESTPAPRRPRRSDALSAEVIVQAAIGILDDEGEEALTFRALATVLATGPGAIYHRLSNKQEILAAAAAELVGAAVTWPRSTDDSEASIRALMLYLFDVIDEHPWIGAQLSREPWQAALLEMFENIGRLLVSLGVPERRQFVATTSLVNFVLGVAGQYAAAARLSRDAERSSLLRNVANDLRSEANATSHPFAHRMAGQLAGHDDREQFAEGVDLLLIGIISTAGR; this is encoded by the coding sequence ATGGAATCGACTCCCGCCCCCCGACGACCTCGGCGTTCTGACGCGCTTTCGGCCGAGGTGATCGTGCAAGCAGCGATTGGCATCTTGGACGACGAGGGCGAGGAGGCTCTCACGTTCCGGGCATTGGCGACGGTGCTCGCGACGGGACCCGGTGCCATCTATCATCGTCTTTCGAACAAGCAGGAGATCCTGGCGGCGGCCGCCGCCGAGCTCGTGGGCGCAGCAGTAACCTGGCCACGCTCGACGGACGATTCGGAGGCCAGCATTCGTGCGCTGATGCTCTATCTCTTCGACGTGATCGACGAGCATCCCTGGATCGGAGCACAGCTGTCGCGCGAACCGTGGCAGGCGGCCCTACTCGAGATGTTCGAAAACATTGGCCGGCTCCTCGTGAGCCTGGGCGTGCCCGAACGCCGTCAGTTCGTCGCCACGACATCGCTGGTGAACTTCGTGCTGGGCGTCGCGGGTCAGTACGCGGCTGCGGCACGTCTCTCCCGAGATGCGGAGAGGAGTTCGCTTCTGCGCAACGTCGCCAACGATCTGCGATCGGAGGCCAATGCGACATCGCATCCGTTCGCCCACCGAATGGCAGGCCAACTCGCAGGACACGACGATCGCGAACAGTTCGCCGAGGGCGTCGACCTTCTTCTAATTGGCATTATCTCGACGGCGGGAAGATAA
- a CDS encoding DUF1045 domain-containing protein translates to MTARVAIYAVPGLATQDAGARLLRERAETWLGRSLGATVPDSAQGARPDAGLPDGFTRSAADEITVNARRYGFHGTLKAPFVLAPDRTLDELGRELDRFGAQNAPVAVTALELVAMGGFFALVAGQEAPELRALADALVAGFDDFRAPATAEQIARRNPEALTPRQRELLERWGYPFVFDEFRFHLTVTDRIRPADQPRVSSALAGWFAASLGRTITLDAVALCTEAEPGAPFALHSIHRLNPNVEPDPEGTR, encoded by the coding sequence ATGACGGCGCGGGTCGCGATCTACGCCGTGCCCGGCCTGGCCACGCAGGATGCGGGCGCGCGGCTTCTTCGTGAGCGTGCAGAGACGTGGCTCGGCCGCAGCCTCGGCGCCACGGTGCCCGATTCGGCGCAGGGCGCACGACCGGATGCGGGGCTCCCCGACGGCTTCACCCGGTCTGCCGCCGACGAGATCACCGTGAATGCGCGTCGCTACGGCTTTCACGGCACCCTGAAGGCCCCGTTCGTGCTGGCGCCCGACCGCACCCTCGACGAGCTCGGCAGGGAGCTGGATCGCTTCGGGGCGCAGAACGCGCCCGTCGCTGTTACCGCCCTCGAGCTCGTGGCCATGGGCGGCTTCTTCGCCCTCGTCGCCGGGCAGGAGGCGCCCGAGCTGCGCGCCCTCGCCGATGCGCTGGTCGCCGGCTTCGACGACTTTCGGGCACCGGCGACCGCCGAGCAGATCGCCCGCCGAAACCCCGAGGCGCTCACTCCGCGCCAGCGCGAGCTGCTCGAGCGCTGGGGGTATCCCTTCGTCTTCGACGAGTTCCGCTTCCACCTCACGGTGACCGATCGCATCCGGCCAGCCGATCAGCCTCGCGTCTCGAGCGCGCTGGCGGGATGGTTCGCAGCGAGCCTCGGCCGCACGATCACGCTCGACGCCGTCGCGTTGTGCACCGAGGCCGAGCCGGGCGCCCCTTTCGCGCTGCACTCGATCCATCGCCTGAACCCCAACGTCGAACCCGACCCCGAAGGAACCCGATGA
- a CDS encoding MFS transporter, translating into MRKDAVHDEASSGSMPREILRFPAFGYYWSATTIRTFGGAIAGVAFQVIIVTVLNATPIEISILSALGVVPYLFLGLIVGALMDRWRRQPTLVITSVGRAVVLASVPVLLLTGGLTFWSLAAVILALGALTLFADSAAQPLLPRIVPRGSLVLANARLGQSETVAGTAGPALGGALLNALGAPILFALEAVINAVAAILQSRIKILEPRAEPRAPGRHVGHDIAEGMRYTYQHRTLRPLALSVHVWFLANSIVTTVFAVYVLRQLGLPAWAFGVALAAGGVGGFVGALIAPRIGAWLGAGRAILLGRALVVLPWLALALAPLTADSSIVIVLTVVSVAQAIYCFAMGIEDTNDISYRQAVAPDGIQGRMNSTIRTVNRIVFFCGALLTGILMTLLGYQMTIGIGAGIFAIAALVVWFSPLRDARHGDSSTLPGVPG; encoded by the coding sequence ATGCGCAAGGATGCCGTCCACGACGAGGCAAGTTCCGGTTCCATGCCGCGCGAAATTCTTCGATTCCCAGCCTTCGGCTACTACTGGAGCGCCACAACGATCCGTACATTCGGCGGTGCGATCGCGGGAGTTGCCTTTCAGGTCATCATTGTTACGGTTCTGAACGCGACACCGATTGAGATCAGCATCCTGAGCGCGCTCGGGGTCGTTCCCTACCTCTTCTTGGGCTTGATCGTGGGAGCTCTGATGGATCGGTGGCGACGGCAGCCGACGCTGGTCATCACCAGCGTCGGGCGAGCGGTGGTACTCGCCTCTGTGCCCGTGCTCTTGCTCACGGGCGGGCTTACCTTCTGGTCACTGGCCGCCGTCATCTTGGCACTCGGCGCGCTAACCCTGTTCGCGGACTCGGCAGCCCAACCACTCCTGCCACGGATCGTTCCACGGGGTTCGCTCGTCCTGGCGAATGCCCGTCTTGGTCAGAGCGAGACCGTGGCGGGAACCGCAGGTCCGGCGTTAGGTGGGGCGTTGTTGAATGCCCTAGGAGCCCCGATCTTGTTCGCTCTCGAAGCGGTCATCAACGCCGTGGCGGCGATCCTTCAATCACGAATCAAGATCTTGGAGCCTAGAGCGGAACCGCGCGCTCCCGGCCGACACGTGGGGCACGATATCGCTGAAGGTATGCGGTACACCTACCAACATCGAACCCTCCGACCACTAGCTCTATCCGTGCACGTCTGGTTCCTCGCTAACAGCATCGTGACAACCGTGTTTGCCGTTTACGTTCTCCGTCAACTGGGCTTGCCCGCGTGGGCGTTCGGCGTCGCCCTCGCTGCAGGAGGGGTTGGCGGCTTCGTCGGTGCGCTCATCGCTCCTCGGATCGGTGCTTGGCTTGGCGCCGGGCGAGCCATCTTGCTCGGGCGAGCGCTTGTCGTCCTCCCGTGGCTGGCCCTCGCCCTGGCGCCGCTCACCGCCGACAGCAGTATCGTCATCGTTCTGACGGTGGTATCGGTTGCGCAGGCCATTTATTGCTTCGCGATGGGCATCGAAGACACGAACGACATCTCATATCGTCAAGCCGTCGCCCCGGACGGCATACAAGGGCGTATGAATTCGACGATCCGGACCGTGAATCGCATTGTGTTCTTCTGCGGGGCGTTGCTAACGGGCATTCTCATGACCCTGCTCGGCTACCAGATGACCATCGGGATCGGCGCGGGTATCTTCGCCATCGCCGCCCTCGTCGTCTGGTTCTCGCCATTGCGCGATGCTCGGCACGGGGATTCGTCGACCCTGCCTGGGGTGCCGGGCTAG
- a CDS encoding MFS transporter: MSISPQVAGARPLDSGFVRYLSARLISIGGAAATTIVVPILVFQTTGSAALTGITGGIGGISYFVFGIPIGHLVDRWPRGRVLIGCSAARSLVLLAVPVLTFVSLFRIQYLIVVLVLTNVLFVATDAANAGALRAVAGAKGMQKANAIVAGTAAIVQMGAPLAAGAALAITNPQSIFLVESIALLLSAGVLWTIRHRLDSPRTGAALPSRTWAAALSGFAFIWRDMPVRTTTAASLVFAVLEGIVIGQLVILLAYTYGHAQSSSLLGWTYTGIAAGSLIGSWLLVRLPFPRHPAFLSSLALFVSAVLLVSAVSTVSPLIFISLIGLWAVPYMVVFVGATALRQTRADPDLQGRVAVAGRLLTMGTGVPIGSVLGGLVSEASGVHATYVTAACIAVAASAALAFAARSARSQRHP; this comes from the coding sequence ATGTCGATTTCTCCTCAAGTCGCCGGCGCACGCCCCCTTGATTCGGGTTTCGTTCGGTACTTGAGCGCCCGTCTCATTTCAATTGGAGGTGCGGCGGCTACGACGATTGTCGTCCCTATCCTCGTCTTTCAAACCACAGGTTCGGCCGCCCTTACGGGGATCACGGGCGGAATTGGCGGAATCTCTTATTTCGTTTTTGGGATCCCCATCGGGCATCTCGTCGACCGCTGGCCACGGGGTCGCGTCCTCATAGGATGTAGCGCGGCAAGGAGCCTTGTGCTGCTAGCCGTTCCCGTCCTGACGTTTGTCAGTCTTTTCCGCATTCAGTACCTGATCGTGGTTCTCGTCCTGACAAACGTTTTGTTCGTCGCAACCGATGCCGCTAATGCAGGTGCCCTCCGGGCCGTCGCAGGGGCTAAGGGCATGCAGAAAGCAAACGCCATTGTTGCTGGCACGGCCGCGATTGTCCAGATGGGGGCACCCCTCGCGGCCGGCGCAGCCCTAGCCATCACGAATCCTCAATCGATATTTCTCGTGGAGTCCATCGCGTTACTCCTATCCGCGGGAGTGCTCTGGACGATCCGTCACCGGCTCGATAGCCCCCGAACCGGCGCAGCACTTCCATCCCGGACCTGGGCAGCAGCGCTCTCCGGCTTTGCGTTCATCTGGCGAGACATGCCGGTCCGAACAACCACGGCAGCTTCACTCGTATTCGCCGTCCTCGAGGGAATCGTCATCGGCCAGCTCGTTATCCTCCTGGCTTACACCTATGGGCACGCCCAATCTTCGTCACTTCTCGGATGGACGTATACAGGTATTGCCGCTGGCTCGCTTATCGGGTCGTGGCTACTGGTTCGCCTGCCCTTCCCCCGCCACCCGGCATTCTTGTCCTCGTTGGCCCTCTTCGTCAGCGCAGTACTACTCGTCTCTGCCGTTTCGACGGTTTCTCCGCTAATTTTCATCAGTCTGATCGGGCTGTGGGCTGTGCCGTACATGGTCGTTTTTGTCGGCGCGACAGCACTACGTCAAACCCGGGCCGACCCCGACTTGCAAGGCCGAGTCGCGGTTGCCGGCCGACTTCTCACCATGGGCACCGGTGTCCCCATCGGAAGCGTGCTCGGCGGCCTGGTCAGCGAGGCCTCAGGCGTTCACGCAACCTACGTCACGGCTGCCTGCATCGCCGTAGCCGCATCCGCGGCCCTTGCCTTTGCAGCGAGATCGGCAAGAAGCCAGCGGCACCCGTAG